CTTTATATTTTTCAATCAAATTTTTCAGAAAATGCTTATTTTCAAGATGTTTTACTCTACCAATTGTAAGATGTGGATTGAAATTTTTAATATCCATTTCAAAACCAAGTTTTTCCATAGCCAGTTCAATATCAAATTTTAGCTTATCTAATTCTGGCGATTCATTAATTCCTATCCATAAAGCTCTTGGATTTTTCAGGTTTTTAAACAAGCCTGTTTCGCACAAATCTAAAGAAAATGATTTTTGATTGCCTGCAATATTTTCTAACTTTTCGCAAATTGGTTTAATCAAATTTTCATTGGTATTTCCGAGAAATTTAAGCGTCAAATGCAAATTATTTTCATCGACCCATCTGATTTGTGAATCTTTCAAAACCAACTTATAATCGTAAATTACTTTCAATAAAGTAGTTTCAGCTTTAATTTTTATTGCAATAAAAGTTCGTTTCATTTTATAAAAATGCAAAAAATAAGTATTTTAGACCAAAATTTATTATTATAATTTAAAATAGATATTATGGAAACTCAAAAGAAATTTGCAGTAGTATTAGCCGGATGTGGAGTATTCGATGGAGCTGAAATACACGAAGCAACCATGACTTTATACTCTATAAAAAAAAATGGAGCTGAATACGAAATTTTTGCACCCAACATTCAGCAACATCATGTTGTGAATCATATTTCGGGCGAAGAAATGGATGAAACCCGCAACGTTTTGATAGAATCTGCACGCATTGCACGCGGAAATATTAAAGCTTTGAGCGAATTTAAAGCTGAACAATTCGATGCCATTATATTTCCGGGAGGTTTTGGAGTTGCCAAAAATTTGTGCGATTTTGCAATAAATGGCACAAATTGCACTGTGGACGAAGAAGTTGAGGCAGCAATTAAAAAAATGTTTGCTTTGAAAAAACCAATTGGTGCCTTGTGCATTTCGCCGGTTTTGCTAGCTAAAGTTTTAGGAAATGTAGAGCTTACAATCGGGCAAGATAAAGGAACAGCAGAGGCAATCGAAAATCTCGGTTCAACACACCTGAATACAAATCATGGCGAAGTTATTGTTGACAAAGTATATAAAGTAGCCACAACACCTTGCTACATGCTCGATGCTTCTATTACCGACATTGCCGATGGAGCAGAAAATATTGTGAAAGCAATTCTTGAGATGTGATAATTCTCCATAACACATTTTTCAAGAGGACATTTTTTAATATCAATTATCAACATCATAAATTAAATTTTCAAAAAAAATGAAATTTCTAAACAAACTATTAATTGTCATTGCAGTTTTTGCAATTGCAAATCCACTTTTTTCGCAAACAGATACAAAGAAAATAAGCCTTGAAGACCTTTGGAAAAACTACACATTTTATCCTCGTTCGGTTTACGGTTTGCGCTCCACGAACGATGGCGAAAATTACACAGTTTTAAACAAAGGAATTAATATTCTAAAAATCAGCTATAAAACCGGAGATACTTTATTAAATTTCACTGACACAAGTACATTTTACGATAATGGAATCAAGAGAATTTCAGATTATAGTTTCAACGAGACGGAAACAAAAATCTTGCTGACAAGCAAAAAAGAAGCAATTTACAGGCATTCATTTTCGGCAAGTTATTTTGTTTTCGATATTGAAACAAAAAATATTATTCCTTTGTCGGAAAATGGCAAACAGCAGTTAGCAACATTTTCGCCCGATGGTTCAAAAATTGCATTTGTAAGAGACAACAACCTTTTTGTTATGAACTTAGCTAAGCTTGAGGAAATTCAGATTACCACCGATGGAAAATACAATGAAATAATTAATGGTGCTCCCGATTGGGTTTACGAAGAAGAATTTGCTTTTTCGAAAGCTTTTGTTTGGTCGCCAAATGGTGATAGATTAGCTTATTACAAATTCAACGAATCTGAGGTTAAACAATTTAACATGACTACTTATGGTGAACTTTATCCTGAATGGTATCGTTTTAAATATCCAAAAGCTGGTGAGGACAATGCGATTGTAAGCATCAATGTTTTCGATTTCAATACAAAAAAATCAATTGTTGCAGATATTGGAACAGAAACAGACCAATATGTTCCACGCATAAAATGGACAAAAGACAATGATATTTTTGCGATTTACAAAATGAACCGGCTCCAAAACAAACTCGAAATTCTGTTGGCTAATGCTAAAAATGGAAGCACTCAAATAATCCTGACAGAAGAGGACGAAAAATATGTGGATGAGGTAAAAGATAACACAGTAATTTTTCTCAACGACAAAAAACATTTCATCTACAGTAGTGAAAAAAGCGGATTCTATCATTTATATTTATACGATTTGAACGGCAATCTGGTGAATCAAATAACTCAAGGCGAATGGGATGTTACAGATTTTAACGGATACGATACAAAATCGAAACGAGTATTTTTCACTTCTGCCGAAGATTCTCCACTACAACGAAAAGTTTGTTCTATAAAATTGAACGGCAAATCGAAAAAAGACATTTCGCAAAAAATTGGTACAAACAAAGCAGTTTTTAGCAAAAACTTCAAATATTTCATAAACTATTATTCGAATGCAAATTCTCCAACATACGTGAGTTTGCACAATTCGTCAGGCAAATTTGTTCGAGAATTAAAAAACAATAATAGCCTTATTGAAAAAATGACAGATTATGGTTTTAGTAAAAAAGAATTTTTCTCATTTAAGACTTCCGAAAATGTAGAATTAAATGCCTGGATGATAAAACCTTCGGATTTTGACGAAAACAAAAAATATCCTGTCTTTTTCACAATTTATGGTGGTCCTGGTTCGCAAACCGTAACCGACAGTTGGGACGGGAACATGGGTTGGTATCAAATGCTTGCTCAAAATGGCTATATAGTAGTTTCGCTCGACAATAGAGGAACAGGAGCACGTGGCGAGGAATTCAAAAAAATTACCTACGAACAATTAGGAAAATACGAAACTATCGATCAGATTGAATTTGCAAAATATCTAAGGAGAAAATCTTTTGTCGATCCCGATAGAATTGGCGTATTTGGCTGGAGTTATGGAGGTTATATGTCCACACTTTGCCTAACGAAAGGAGCAGCATTTTTCAAAATGGCAATTGCAGTTGCTCCGGTTACCAACTGGCGATTCTACGACTCAATTTATACCGAAAGATATATGGGACTGCCGAAAAATAATGCAGAAGGATACGATGATAATTCGCCAATAAATCATGTTGAAAAAATGAAGGGCAAATTCCTTTTAGTTCATGGAACCGGCGACGATAATGTTCATTTTCAGAATTCTATGGAGCTGGCATCGAAACTTATTGAAGCAAATATACAGTTCGAGGAGCAATTTTACCCTAACAAAAATCATGGCATCTATGGAGGAAACACCCGATTGCATCTTTACACAAAAATGACAAATTTTATTTTTGATAATTTATAGTAATTCTATCAATAGTACGAAAACCAAATTTCTCGCATATTATGCAGATAAAGGCAGAAAATTTATAAACGAAAATCCGCTACATCTGC
The window above is part of the Bacteroidota bacterium genome. Proteins encoded here:
- the thpR gene encoding RNA 2',3'-cyclic phosphodiesterase; translation: MKRTFIAIKIKAETTLLKVIYDYKLVLKDSQIRWVDENNLHLTLKFLGNTNENLIKPICEKLENIAGNQKSFSLDLCETGLFKNLKNPRALWIGINESPELDKLKFDIELAMEKLGFEMDIKNFNPHLTIGRVKHLENKHFLKNLIEKYKAKSFQQIYPA
- the elbB gene encoding isoprenoid biosynthesis glyoxalase ElbB, whose product is METQKKFAVVLAGCGVFDGAEIHEATMTLYSIKKNGAEYEIFAPNIQQHHVVNHISGEEMDETRNVLIESARIARGNIKALSEFKAEQFDAIIFPGGFGVAKNLCDFAINGTNCTVDEEVEAAIKKMFALKKPIGALCISPVLLAKVLGNVELTIGQDKGTAEAIENLGSTHLNTNHGEVIVDKVYKVATTPCYMLDASITDIADGAENIVKAILEM
- a CDS encoding S9 family peptidase, which encodes MKFLNKLLIVIAVFAIANPLFSQTDTKKISLEDLWKNYTFYPRSVYGLRSTNDGENYTVLNKGINILKISYKTGDTLLNFTDTSTFYDNGIKRISDYSFNETETKILLTSKKEAIYRHSFSASYFVFDIETKNIIPLSENGKQQLATFSPDGSKIAFVRDNNLFVMNLAKLEEIQITTDGKYNEIINGAPDWVYEEEFAFSKAFVWSPNGDRLAYYKFNESEVKQFNMTTYGELYPEWYRFKYPKAGEDNAIVSINVFDFNTKKSIVADIGTETDQYVPRIKWTKDNDIFAIYKMNRLQNKLEILLANAKNGSTQIILTEEDEKYVDEVKDNTVIFLNDKKHFIYSSEKSGFYHLYLYDLNGNLVNQITQGEWDVTDFNGYDTKSKRVFFTSAEDSPLQRKVCSIKLNGKSKKDISQKIGTNKAVFSKNFKYFINYYSNANSPTYVSLHNSSGKFVRELKNNNSLIEKMTDYGFSKKEFFSFKTSENVELNAWMIKPSDFDENKKYPVFFTIYGGPGSQTVTDSWDGNMGWYQMLAQNGYIVVSLDNRGTGARGEEFKKITYEQLGKYETIDQIEFAKYLRRKSFVDPDRIGVFGWSYGGYMSTLCLTKGAAFFKMAIAVAPVTNWRFYDSIYTERYMGLPKNNAEGYDDNSPINHVEKMKGKFLLVHGTGDDNVHFQNSMELASKLIEANIQFEEQFYPNKNHGIYGGNTRLHLYTKMTNFIFDNL